GACAATCCGGACGGGTATACAAAACTGAAAAATATCACCTCCCCCTACATTTTAAGAAGGTTGAAAACCGACAAATCCGTTATTTCCGATTTGCCTGATAAAGTTGAGATGAAAACGTATTCAGATTTAAGTAAAAAACAAGTTGTCCTTTACGGTAAGCTTGTAGAAGAAATAAAAACGATGCTGAAAGATAAAACTGAGGGAATCGAGAGAAAAGGACTGATACTTGCCTCTCTTATGAAATTTAAGCAGCTTTGCAACCATCCGGATCAATATCTGGGAAGAGACGAATATTCCGAGCTTGACAGCGGCAAATTTTTAAGACTGCGTGAAATATGCGAAACAATTTTTGAAAAAAGAGAAAGGGTTTTAATCTTTACTCAATTCAAGGAAATCACAGAGCCTCTCAAGGAATACCTGGAAACAATATTCAAGCATAAAGGCCTGGTTTTTCACGGCAGTACACCTGTTAATGAACGAAAAGACATTGTTGAAAAGTTCCAGGGTCATGAATATGTTCCGTTCATGGTATTATCCATTAAAGCCGGGGGCGTGGGTTTAAACCTGACAGCGGCAAACCACGTTATTCATTTTGACAGATGGTGGAATCCGGCAGTTGAAAATCAGGCAACCGACAGGGTTTTCCGGATAGGACAGAAAAAAAACGTGATAGTCCATAAATTTATTACCCGAGGAACACTTGAAGAAAAAATTGACGCCATGCTGCAGGAAAAATCAAATCTATCAAACGAAATTATACAAAGTTCAAATGCTTCCTGGATAACCGAAATGAACAACGATAAACTGATGAATCTGTTTTCACTGTCACTATGAAATCTATTGTAGTTGCTCAATTTATTGAGCATCAGCCTGATAAATCAGGCAACTACAAAAATGAAAAATATTTGAGAACCGGTTTTGGGTGAATTTACAAATAATCGTATAACGGGAGGAGGATAAAATTATGGGATACTACTATGGGGGATTTCCACGATATGAGTCGGTTGGAGAAAAAAGGGCAAAAGCGCAGAAAAAATTGGAGCATTTGAAGAAGAAGAATCCGGATATTACCCCGTTGATTTTACAGGGAAACAAGCTCGCCCGCACCTGGTGGGGTATAGCATGGAATACAAACCTTGAAAAATACGCAGATTATTCAAACAGGATCGGCAGAGGCCGCAGTTACATCAGGAACGGATGTGTTTTGGATTTCAAAATAAGCGAGGGAGAAGTAACCTCGCTTGTACAGGGAACACGTTCGCGTCCTTATGAAGTGGCAATAAAAATAAAACCGTTAAAAAAGGAATCCTGGAACGAAATAAAAAGACAATGTGAAGGTAAAATAGAATCTTTACAGGAGCTTATTGAAGGCAGGTTCCCCAAAGACCTCATGGAAATAGTCACCGCGAAAGGAAAAGGGTTATTTCCCTCCCCTAAAGAGATTACTTTCAGCTGCAGCTGCCCGGACTGGGCAAGTATGTGCAAGCATGTGGCGGCAACGCTTTATGGAGTCGGCGCAAATCTGGATGACGACCCCAAGCTATTGTTCCTGCTGCGTAAAGCTGAGATGGACGATCTGATAACAGAAGCCTTGCGTGATAAATCAAAAAATATGCTTAAAAAAGCAGAGAAAAAAACATCCCGGGTAATTAACGACGCGGACGCAGGCAAAATGTTCGGTATCGATATTGACGAAAACACCGGCTCAGCCAAGGCCACCAAAATCAGTAAAAATAAAAAGCCTAAAATTACCGGTAAAACAAAGCAGCCGGGAAAATCGGAGAAATCAGACACAAAGAAAAGAGCCGGAAATTCCCAAAGAAGATAGAATCGGATAAACAACAGAAACAAAAGGGACAGACACCGATAAAGCGGTTGTCAGTCCCTTTTACCTTGGTATTATGGCGCCGTGCTTTTCGAGGAGATTGTGTATCTCCGGAAGTGGAAGTTGTTCGGGGTCTATGTTCTTTTTGGCGGAAAGAGCGGCCATTGCTCCGGCGGCCTGGCCCATCGCCATACAGGAGGCCTGAACTCTATAGGCAGAATGCCGTCTTTTAGATGGCGGAATATCAGGCCTGTGCCTTTGTAAGTATGCACATCAACAGGGTAAAAACTGTAACAGAGCGCGTCCGGCCAAAGACGGCCCGACTCATAATCCTTAATCGTAATATATGCTTTACCGTCGATAACTACGGTTTCCCTCACACCGCACTCGGGAGCTAAAAATGATATTTCCAATTTTTTAAGTCCGTGTTGTTTTTTTAACCAGCGGTAGATCTTTAGTATCAACGCCCTGCCTCCGAGTTCAAGCGCTGTCTCGCCTTTACTTCCATCCGCATAATATTCATTCACATGAATGCTGTTTAATCCGCAGCCCTCAAGAAGCCGGAGCAAGCGGTCTCCTAATTTTTTTCCGCCCCAGCCGAACTCTGCGTCGGCGAAAAGACGTTTCTTTATTGCTTTTTTATATTCTGCAATCAAAGCCGTCTTGTTTAATTTTTTAAACTCATATCCGCTTAAGGAAAAGATAGTCGCAGCCGTCTGAAGAACTTTTTGTTTTTGTATTTTGAAACCTACAAGTTTGATAACATTTGCGTCCCCGGTGCAGTCGACAATAACTTTCGCAGAATAATCCTGAAGACCTTCTTTTTTGCAAAGTTTTATTTTCCAGATACTACCCGAGCGCTTTACTTCCGCGGGCATTGAGTGAAAAAGTATTTCAACCCCGGCCTCCGCCGCTTCCGCATCACAGATCATCGCATATAACGCCGGATTTACAGCCAGAGCGTGCTGTTTTGAAAGGGCCGCGTAAGCCGAGGCAGAAGGAGGACATTTCCCTTCTTCCTCGAGCGCCTTAACACAGAGCTCGCAGCCGATACCTTTTATTACCTGTTTACCCCAGGCATAAAAAACACCGGGAAAGTTAACGACCGTCAGCGTCCCGCCGAGCATTCCGCATTTTTCAACTATAGAAATGTTTTTGCCCCGGCACGTCCCGATTGTATTGCTGCAATCACGCCCGCAGTACCCCCGCCGATGACTATTACATCATAAGAATATTTTTGCATATTATCTCAAAATGAAGCAACTATTTTAAATGTAAAATCATTTTAACCTCTTTTTCAAAGAAATACAATTACTTATAAATTGCGGACAGGTAAAGCTGTTGTCAGCCCCCTTGACTAAGCAAGATATGACTGATATATTGTAGAGACAGGCATGCCTGTCCGGACAAGCCCTCCTTAGAGATTGGTGGGCAAAAGAGCGTGCTTGTCCCTACACTACAAACAAACAATAAGCGAGGATGGCTAAATTGCAATTAATAATAGAAGAACGATTCCACCTCCGCCAGTTTATATTGGGCGGATCTTTAGATGAGATTACAAAACTTTAGGATTCCACTGATAAAAGCAGAAGGTAGGAACTATTGCAACTACTAATTAATGATCTCTTGATTCCTGTTGAAAAGGACGGGATTTCTCAGTATATTTCTGTGGCGGCGAAGAAACTCGTCCTTGGAGAAGAGCAGGTAAAGCTCGTTAAGATACTTTTTAAAGAGCTGGATGCTAAGAATCCGGAGCAGTTTTATTATAAGCTTTCTATTGCCGTAAAAGTACCGCCCTCATTCCCCAACAGGGAGAATTTACCTGTCTTTCTTGAGAAGCTACCTCAGGTAATAACACCCAAACCGTCCAAGGATAGACCAATTGTCATCGGGTTCGGTCCCGCAGGTATGTTTGCGGCGCTCTCCCTTATTGAGTATGGGCAAAGTCCTTTAATATTTGAAAGAGGCAAAAAAATAGAAGAACGGCATGCTGATATTAATACCTTTGTAAAAGAAAAAGTTTTAAATCCCGAATCAAATATCCAGTTCGGCGAAGGCGGCGCGGGGTCATACTCAGACGGAAAACTTTTTGCCCGGGCCAGAAATTCAGTATACATTGATAAAGTCATAGATACTTTGATAAAATTTGGAGCACCGCCGCAGATAAAATATGCCGCAAGGCCGCATCTGGGAACAGATGTTCTTTGTGAGATAGTTAAAAACATCAGGAACTATATAATTGAAAACGGCGGAGAAATTTTCTTTAATTCGAAGATGACCGACCTCATAACACTTGACGGCAAAGTCAACGGCGTAGTAATAAACGGTGAAAAGGAACACCTTTCTTCAACTGTTTATCTTGCACTCGGACATTCCGCAAGGGACACCTTTCTGCTCCTTGATGAAAAAGGCGTAACGCTGGAGCAAAAACCTATTTCAGTCGGTATAAGAGTAGAACATCCCGTTGAAATAATAAATCAGATGAAGTACGGTGAAAAGTACAAGAACTTTGCCCCCCTCGGTGCGGCGGGTTATTCTTTCAATTATACCGATGAGAAAACAAAGAGAAGATTAAACACTTTCTGTACGTGTCCCGGCGGGGAAGTCGTAAACGCTTCCTCAGAGAACGGCCTTCTGGTAGTAAACGGTATGAGTTATTCAAAAAGGGACTCAGCCTTTACAAACACCGCTTTCATTATAACGTGTCAGCCGTCTGATTACCCCTCCGCCTCACCGTTATCCGGAATGGAGTTTCAAAAGGAGATAGAAGCGAAAGCTTACAACG
This window of the Candidatus Firestonebacteria bacterium RIFOXYD2_FULL_39_29 genome carries:
- a CDS encoding dehydrogenase yields the protein MQLLINDLLIPVEKDGISQYISVAAKKLVLGEEQVKLVKILFKELDAKNPEQFYYKLSIAVKVPPSFPNRENLPVFLEKLPQVITPKPSKDRPIVIGFGPAGMFAALSLIEYGQSPLIFERGKKIEERHADINTFVKEKVLNPESNIQFGEGGAGSYSDGKLFARARNSVYIDKVIDTLIKFGAPPQIKYAARPHLGTDVLCEIVKNIRNYIIENGGEIFFNSKMTDLITLDGKVNGVVINGEKEHLSSTVYLALGHSARDTFLLLDEKGVTLEQKPISVGIRVEHPVEIINQMKYGEKYKNFAPLGAAGYSFNYTDEKTKRRLNTFCTCPGGEVVNASSENGLLVVNGMSYSKRDSAFTNTAFIITCQPSDYPSASPLSGMEFQKEIEAKAYNAGGGNFEVPAQNLMDFLDGKTSTVLNKNSCKIGTKSADLTQIFPKFISETLKAAFNHWKPEYPSYVSEHGLLLAPETRTSCAVRIKRTEEFELVNIKGVFPIGEGAGYTGGITSSAADGIRAVERANH